The Mycolicibacterium parafortuitum nucleotide sequence TGACCGCACGGTACGTGGAGCATTTCTGGTCGGTGTCCTGGGACCTGCGGGGCAAGGACCCGTTCGACAACACCGTCATCACGTTCCCGTCGCTGCACCTGACCCACGAGTGGGGCGAAGACCGTGCGCGGCACGGGTTCCCGTTGCCGAGCACACTCGTCCACGGCGTCGTCGAGCAGGTCTTCCGCACCACGATCAGGGAGCGGGGCTGGGTGGTCGGCGCCCGATTCCGGCCCGGCGGGTTCACCGCGAGGTTCGGTGGCGACGCGTCGGCGCTGACGGGGCGGGTGGAACCGGTCGGAGAACTGTTCGGCGAGGCCGTTCGGGTGCCCGACGACGTCGACGGGGCCGGGGTCGAACTGGATCGGCTGATCGGACGCGGCGCCGCACCCGACGAGGTGTACCCGGTGTTGACCAGACTGGTGGACCGGATCAGGGACGACAGCGGCATCCATCGCGTCGACCAGGTGCTGACGCATTCTCCGTGGAGTGTGCGTACGACACAGCGGGTGTTCCGCCGCTACGTCGGGGTGCCGGTCAAGTGGGTGCTGTGCCGGTATCGCCTGCAGAACGCCGCGCTGCAGATCGAATCGGACCCCGGCGCCGACTTCGCCGATCTGGCGGTGCGGCTGGGCTGGTACGACCAGGCGCATTTCATCAACGACTTCCGCGCGATGCTGGGCTGCACGCCGGGTGAGTACGCCGCTAGGTACGCGACGCCGCGGTGATCTGTTGCCATTCGGCGAGTTTGGCGTCGAACGACATGGTCTGCGCCGGGCTGGTCGACGGCAGCCGGGTGTAGTGCAGGGTATCGGGCCCGCCGACGAGCCGCCGGTAGTTCTTCTCCGCCGCCGCGCCGTTGAAGTACACGTGCGTGATGGTCGGATGGGTCGCATAGAACGCCCCGAAGTCGTTGGGCACCATGCTGTCCGGTTCGACCGCGGAATCGAGGCTGCCGACGCGCCGGCAGTGCTTGAGCACATCCCACACGGCGACCCCGGCGCCGGTCAGTGCGGCGACCCGCTCGTCGTACGGTGCCGTGGCGTCGAACTCGAACAGGGCCGCGGTGAGACGCCAGAACGCGTTGCGGTCGTACCAGTAGTAGCGCTGCGCGCGCAGGGACGCGACGCCGGGCATGTTGCCGAGGATGAGGATGCGCGCGTTGGCCGAGACCAGCGGCGGGAAGCTCTCCAGGGTCGGCGACGTCATGGTCCCGACCGTATACGTTGGCCGGGTGGCCGAAGACTTCGATCTGGAGACCAGCGGATTGCTCGACGGGCTCGACGGTGCCGCCCGCACCGAACGCGCCGAGCTGATCCGCTGGCTGTTCGAGCGCGGCGTCGGTGCCGATCAGATCCGGGGCACTCCGGCGCCGATGCTGTTGGCCTCGCGGCGGGTCATCGGAGACGACGGCGAGCTCGTGTCGGCGCGGCAGGCGGCCGCCGCGGCGGGCGTCGAGCTGGAACTGTTCGAGCGGATTCAGCGCGCGATGGGCTTGCCCCG carries:
- a CDS encoding DNA-deoxyinosine glycosylase, with amino-acid sequence MTSPTLESFPPLVSANARILILGNMPGVASLRAQRYYWYDRNAFWRLTAALFEFDATAPYDERVAALTGAGVAVWDVLKHCRRVGSLDSAVEPDSMVPNDFGAFYATHPTITHVYFNGAAAEKNYRRLVGGPDTLHYTRLPSTSPAQTMSFDAKLAEWQQITAASRT
- a CDS encoding helix-turn-helix domain-containing protein, with protein sequence MDAWKNATAGQPLRGVVGRPGSTSMFDLRRWPADGVTARYVEHFWSVSWDLRGKDPFDNTVITFPSLHLTHEWGEDRARHGFPLPSTLVHGVVEQVFRTTIRERGWVVGARFRPGGFTARFGGDASALTGRVEPVGELFGEAVRVPDDVDGAGVELDRLIGRGAAPDEVYPVLTRLVDRIRDDSGIHRVDQVLTHSPWSVRTTQRVFRRYVGVPVKWVLCRYRLQNAALQIESDPGADFADLAVRLGWYDQAHFINDFRAMLGCTPGEYAARYATPR